One Pseudomonadota bacterium genomic window, TGCCATACGAAACACCCGCTTCTTGGTGAACTTGTAGTAGTAACGCTGAATAACAACCGAAGCCGCCTCTATAACAAATACCCCCCCTGCAACGAGCAGGATCAGCTCCTGCTTGACCAAAACAGCTATAAATCCAAGGGTCCCGCCGAGCGCCATTGACCCTGTATCACCCATAAAGATCTGCGCCGGAAAGGTATTGTACCAGAGGAAGCCCAGGCCAGCTGCAAATATACTAGAGAGCATTATCGCCAGCTCTGCCGCTCCATTCTCATGGTGTATTCCTAAATACTCTGCATATTTCGGACTCCCCGCAAGATAAGCAAAGATAGCGTATGTGCACGCGACCGTCATAACTGGGCCGATAGCAAGACCATCCAATCCATCCGTAAAGTTCACGGCGTTTGAGGTGGCTGCAAGCATAAATGAGGTAAAGAGCACAAAGCCTACAACCCCTAGCTTAATCGTAACGTCCTTACAAAATGGAATCGTAAGATCGGTTGAACCACCGAGCAGACAAAGAATAATAGCCACACCCGCCCCAAGCCCGAACTGCACAAAGAGCTTACCACGCTCAGAGAGACCCTTTGAATCTTGCTTCTCTATCTTCTTCCAATCATCAACAAAACCGAGATAGGCGAATCCGTTCATAACAAGGAGAGCAAGCCATACCTTCACATTAGTTAGGTCTGCCAGAAGTAGAGTTGAAAGGAGCACTGCAACAACAACAACCATGCCTCCCATGGTCGGTGTTCCACGCTTTGCTTCATGCGCCTTTGGTCCATCTT contains:
- the mraY gene encoding phospho-N-acetylmuramoyl-pentapeptide-transferase, with the translated sequence MLYELLYSLHDTYSWLNVFKYVTFRCMLAFLFTFVFVLVVQPLFIRWLNERGIRGQPIREDGPKAHEAKRGTPTMGGMVVVVAVLLSTLLLADLTNVKVWLALLVMNGFAYLGFVDDWKKIEKQDSKGLSERGKLFVQFGLGAGVAIILCLLGGSTDLTIPFCKDVTIKLGVVGFVLFTSFMLAATSNAVNFTDGLDGLAIGPVMTVACTYAIFAYLAGSPKYAEYLGIHHENGAAELAIMLSSIFAAGLGFLWYNTFPAQIFMGDTGSMALGGTLGFIAVLVKQELILLVAGGVFVIEAASVVIQRYYYKFTKKRVFRMAPIHHHFELAGWAEPKIIVRFWIISIVLAILALTSLKLR